A region of Antedon mediterranea chromosome 8, ecAntMedi1.1, whole genome shotgun sequence DNA encodes the following proteins:
- the LOC140056532 gene encoding uncharacterized protein: MSNIDDVISIYSARLKQQHISFVQYFLHAFVRSSSAKMKYKTVPEGRQAIVIDNLGKAELIVGPQRVFLYKKRLTFLRHYTATQKEYLVIHDKDGLVKHKPGPCQVFLNPYLHNDITVKNAVILDATQLLVVYKKAKDNVVTRRLVKGPLVFIPEAEEWLHEFTWHGPSDTDRTKIVAYQRKFTKLTIIPENMYYNVTDVRTKDDTTLTLKVMIFYELKDPVTMLTLTHDPIADIINALCADMVAFASNLTYTAFLGQSSDLSCLKCYPQLVQRAERIGFEINKVVYRGYQASSQLQNMQDNAIKSRTQLRLSTEVEEREQRLNQFKLQRDESRTKLKHEMQVSNHQHAQALDRMTQDHDLQLASLDHQHNVEITQLDMQTQLDLEEARNKAEEDYLRELSKMNVDMTKYLVNMHYSEVNKQVEVVGV; this comes from the exons atgtccaacatcgatgatgtcatatctatTTATAGCGCAAGACTCAAACAACAACACATCTCTTTCGTACAGTACTTCCTACATGCATTTGTTCGGAGTTCGTCAGCAAAAATGAAGTATAAAACCGTACCTGAGGGCCGCCAAGCTatagttattgacaatttagGTAAAGCAGAGCTTATAGTAGGACCACAAAGG GTTTTTTTGTATAAGAAACGTCTAACTTTTTTGAGACATTACACGGCTACGCAAAAAGAGTATCTGGTGATCCATGACAAAGATGGTCTTGTTAAACATAAACCTGG aCCCTGTCAGGTGTTCTTAAACCCATATCTTCATAATGATATAACTGTGAAAAATGCAGTCATATTGGATGCTACTCAGCTGCTTGTTGTATACAAAAAAGCAAAGGACAATGTTGTCACAAGAAGACTAGTTAAAGGCCCCCTAGTGTTCATTCCGGAAGCAGAGGAGTG GCTGCATGAGTTTACCTGGCATGGACCATCAGATACTGACAGGACAAAAATCGTAGCATACCAACGCAAGTTCACTAAACTGACAATCATTCCAGAGAATATGTACTACAAT GTAACTGATGTCAGGACTAAGGATGACACAACTTTGACCTTGAAGGTCATGATATTTTACGAGTTAAAAGATCCTGTTACCATGCTTACATTGACCCATGACCCAATCGCAGACATCATCAATGCTTTATGTGCTGACATGGTGGCATTTGCATCCAACCTTAC ttaTACAGCTTTTCTTGGACAGAGCAGTGATTTAAGCTGTCTTAAATGCTACCCACAGCTTGTTCAAAGGGCTGAACGTATTGGCTTTGAAATCAATAAGGTTGTGTACCGAGGGTATCAGGCTAGCTCACAGCTGCAG AATATGCAAGACAATGCCATCAAATCACGAACACAGCTGAGACTGAGCACAGAGGTTGAGGAACGCGAGCAGAGACTGAATCAGTTCAAACTTCAACGGGATGAATCAAGAACCAAATTAA AGCATGAAATGCAAGTATCCAATCACCAACATGCTCAAGCTCTAGACAGAATGACACAAGACCATGACCTGCAACTAGCTAGCCTAGATCACCAGCATAATGTGGAAATTACCCAGCTGGACATGCAAACTCAACTAG aTCTTGAAGAAGCAAGGAACAAAGCGGAAGAAGACTATCTCAGGGAACTCAGTAAAATGAATGTGGACATGACTAAGTACTTGGTGAATATGCATTACTCAGAGGTCAACAAGCAGGTTGAAGTGGTCGGCGTGTAA
- the LOC140057658 gene encoding uncharacterized protein → MSQVRICLWAVLRSVSTTFAVSMSNLEDVQIINQPYISALLVGPDNERTITSRVQRNLKETTSALATYCEETWDSEVCCYQYINENILEAEYPGKKVVFVKDMSHAIIKQLDMLPKGYRHAFIIRRPERVFSSIKDAHLKMNRLEDGFPNLYAFRESLLLYDHLIKTGIEAKPFIMDADDLLENPECILRQFCQFSGISYTDQLLEWKGGKQVRKCWKSSEEII, encoded by the coding sequence ATGTCTCAAGTTCGTATTTGTCTTTGGGCCGTTCTTCGTAGTGTCTCTACTACGTTTGCTGTTTCTATGAGCAATCTAGAAGATGTACAAATTATCAACCAGCCTTATATCAGTGCCTTACTTGTAGGCCCTGATAATGAGCGTACGATTACCTCAAGAGTACAGAGGAACTTAAAAGAAACAACAAGCGCTTTAGCTACATATTGCGAGGAGACATGGGATTCCGAAGTTTGCTGTTATCAATATATTAACGAAAACATATTGGAAGCAGAATATCCAGGCAAAAAAgttgtttttgtaaaagatatGTCTCATGCAATTATCAAACAGCTAGATATGCTACCAAAGGGCTATCGACATGCATTTATAATTCGCAGGCCAGAAAGAGTTTTCAGTTCTATAAAGGATGCACATTTAAAGATGAATAGACTGGAAGATGGCTTTCCGAATCTGTACGCATTCCGAGAAAGTTTGCTGTTGTATGACCATCTGATAAAAACAGGAATCGAAGCGAAGCCTTTTATTATGGATGCCGATGATCTTCTAGAAAATCCTGAATGTATACTTCGTCAGTTTTGTCAATTTTCCGGCATAAGTTATACTGATCAATTGTTAGAGTGGAAGGGAGGAAAGCAAGTCCGAAAATGCTGGAAATCTTCAGAAGAAATTATATAG
- the LOC140056980 gene encoding uncharacterized protein, with the protein MSQVRICLWALPRSVSTSFTVCMGNLEDVQIINQPYLSAFLVGSGGEGTIDTRVTRKIKETTGKLVMNFEETWDSEVCCYEYIKENILEAEYPDKKVVFVKDMPYAGTKRLDMLPKCYRHAFLIRRPERVCISLKDTYSKMNRLEDGRMNIEKGFDVFPELYAFRESLILYEHLIKTGIEPNPFIIDADDLLENPESILRQFCQFAGITYTDKLLQWKGGKEIQKHWKSSEEILKWGDLGGWHKNTFSSTNFQKPAPVPIRSEIPEDVQECIDFSLPFYRKMYELRAKIY; encoded by the coding sequence ATGTCTCAAGTACGTATTTGTCTTTGGGCTCTTCCTCGTAGTGTATCTACATCGTTTACGGTGTGCATGGGAAATCTAGAAGATGTACAAATTATCAACCAGCCGTATCTCAGTGCTTTCCTTGTAGGTTCCGGTGGAGAGGGGACGATTGACACACGCGTGACGAGGAAGATAAAAGAAACAACAGGCAAATTAGTTATGAATTTTGAGGAGACATGGGATTCCGAAGTTTGCTGCTATGAGTATATTAAAGAAAACATACTTGAAGCAGAATATCCAGATAAGAAAgtagtttttgtaaaagatatGCCTTACGCAGGTACCAAACGATTAGATATGCTACCAAAGTGTTATCGGCATGCATTTTTAATTCGTAGACCAGAAAGAGTATGTATTTCTTTGAAGGATACATATTCCAAAATGAACAGACTGGAAGATGGTAGGATGAATATCGAAAAAGGTTTCGATGTCTTTCCGGAACTCTATGCATTTCGAGAAAGTTTAATATTGTACGAGCATCTGATAAAAACAGGAATCGAACCGAATCCGTTCATTATAGATGCTGATGATCTGCTAGAAAATCCTGAATCTATACTTCGTCAGTTTTGTCAATTTGCCGGCATAACATATACTGATAAACTGTTACAGTGGAAGGGAGGCAAAGAAATACAAAAGCACTGGAAATCGTCTGAAGAAATTCTAAAGTGGGGTGATCTTGGTGGATGGCATAAGAATACATTCTCTAGCACAAACTTCCAAAAACCTGCACCCGTTCCTATTAGATCAGAGATACCTGAAGACGTACAAGAATGTATAGATTTCAGCCTTCCTTTCTATAGAAAAATGTATGAACTACGAGCTAAAATATATTGA